One window from the genome of Nomascus leucogenys isolate Asia chromosome 12, Asia_NLE_v1, whole genome shotgun sequence encodes:
- the LCE2D gene encoding late cornified envelope protein 2D, producing the protein MSCQQNQQQCQPPPKCPPKCTPKCSPKCPPKCPPQCPAPCSPAVSSCCGPSSGGCCGPSSGGCCSSGAGGCCLSHHRPRLFHRRRHQSPDCCESEPSGDSGCCHSSGGCC; encoded by the coding sequence ATGTCTTGCCAGCAAAACCAGCAGCAGTGCCAGCCCCCTCCCAAGTGTCCTCCCAAGTGTACCCCAAAATGTTCACCTAAGTGTCCCCCCAAATGcccaccacagtgcccagctccaTGTTCCCCTGCAGTCTCTTCCTGCTGTGGTCCAAGCTCTGGGGgctgctgtggtcccagctctggGGGCTGCTGCAGCTCTGGGGCTGGTGGCTGCTGCCTGAGCCACCACAGGCCCCGTCTCTTCCACCGGCGCCGGCATCAGAGCCCTGATTGCTGTGAGAGTGAACCTTCTGGGGACTCTGGCTGCTGCCACAGCTCTGGGGGCTGCTGCTGA
- the LOC100604621 gene encoding late cornified envelope protein 2D-like → MSCQQNQQQCQPPPKCPPKCTPKCSPKCPPKCPPQCPAPCSPAVSSCCGPSSGGCCGPSSGGCCSSGAGGCCLSHHRPRLFHRHRHQSPDCCESEPSGDSGCCHSSGGCC, encoded by the coding sequence ATGTCTTGCCAGCAAAACCAGCAGCAGTGCCAGCCCCCTCCCAAGTGTCCTCCCAAGTGTACCCCAAAATGTTCACCTAAGTGTCCCCCCAAATGcccaccacagtgcccagctccaTGTTCCCCTGCAGTCTCTTCTTGCTGTGGTCCAAGCTCTGGGGgctgctgtggtcccagctctggGGGCTGCTGCAGCTCTGGGGCTGGTGGCTGCTGCCTGAGCCACCACAGGCCCCGTCTCTTCCACCGGCACCGGCATCAGAGCCCTGATTGCTGTGAGAGTGAACCTTCTGGGGACTCTGGCTGCTGCCACAGCTCTGGGGGCTGCTGCTGA